The Falco rusticolus isolate bFalRus1 chromosome 5, bFalRus1.pri, whole genome shotgun sequence genome has a segment encoding these proteins:
- the FBXL14 gene encoding F-box/LRR-repeat protein 14, whose translation METHISCLFPELLAMIFGYLEVRDKGRAAQVCTAWRDAAYHRSVWRGVEAKLHLRRANPSLFPSLAARGIRRVQILSLRRSLSYVIQGMADIESLNLSGCYNLTDNGLGHAFVAEISSLRSLNLSLCKQITDSSLGRIAQYLKGLEVLELGGCSNITNTGLLLIAWGLQRLKSLNLRSCRHLSDVGIGHLAGMTRSAAEGCLGLEQLTLQDCQKLSDLSLKHLARGLGRLRQLNLSFCGGISDAGLLHLSHMSSLRSLNLRSCDNISDTGIMHLAMGSLRLSGLDVSFCDKVGDQSLAYIAQGLDGLRSLSLCSCHISDEGINRMVRQMHGLRTLNIGQCVRITDKGLELIAEHLSQLTGIDLYGCTRITKRGLERITQLPCLKVLNLGLWEMTESEKVR comes from the coding sequence ATGGAAACGCACATCTCGTGCCTGTTCCCCGAGCTGCTGGCCATGATCTTCGGGTACCTGGAGGTGCGGGACAAGGGCCGCGCGGCGCAGGTGTGCACGGCCTGGCGGGACGCCGCCTACCACCGCTCGGTCTGGCGGGGCGTGGAGGCCAAGCTGCACCTGCGCCGCGCCAACCCCTCGCTCTTCCCCAGCCTGGCGGCGCGGGGCATCCGGCGGGTGCAGATCCTGTCGCTGCGGCGCAGCCTGAGCTACGTGATCCAGGGCATGGCGGACATCGAGAGCCTCAACCTCAGCGGCTGCTACAACCTCACCGACAACGGGCTGGGCCACGCCTTCGTGGCGGAGATCAGCTCCCTGCGCTCGCTCAACCTGAGCCTCTGCAAGCAGATCACGGACAGCAGCCTGGGCCGCATCGCCCAGTACCTCAAGGGCCTGGAGGTGCTcgagctggggggctgcagcaacATCACCAACACCGGCCTCCTCCTCATTGCCTGGGGCCTGCAGCGCCTCAAGAGCCTCAACCTGCGCTCCTGCCGGCACCTCTCCGACGTGGGCATCGGGCACCTGGCGGGCATGACGCGCAGCGCGGCCGAGGGCTGCCTGGGCCTGGAGCAGCTCACGCTGCAGGACTGCCAGAAGCTCAGCGACCTCTCGCTCAAGCACCTGGCCCGCGGGCTGGGCCGCCTCCGCCAGCTCAACCTCAGCTTCTGCGGGGGCATCTCGGACGCGGGGCTGCTGCACCTGTCGCACATGAGCAGCCTGCGCAGCCTCAACTTGCGCTCCTGCGACAACATCAGTGACACAGGCATCATGCATCTGGCCATGGGCAGCCTGCGGCTGTCCGGCCTCGACgtctccttctgtgacaaggtggGAGACCAAAGCCTAGCCTATATCGCACAGGGCCTGGATGGGCTGCgttccctctccctctgctcctgccacaTTAGCGACGAGGGCATCAACCGCATGGTGCGACAGATGCACGGGCTCCGCACCCTCAACATCGGCCAGTGCGTCCGCATCACTGACAAGGGCCTGGAGCTCATTGCCGAACACCTCAGCCAGCTCACAGGCATCGATCTCTACGGTTGCACCCGCATTACCAAGCGGGGCTTGGAGCGCATcacccagctgccctgcctcaAGGTGCTCAACCTGGGACTTTGGGAAATGACTGAGAGCGAGAAGGTCAGGTGA